The DNA sequence TTCGCCCCGCCGGTGGTGACGCCAGCCACCCCACCCTACGAGCATTTCGTGGCTGGCGCCGGGATTGTGGAAGCCAGCAGCGAGAACATCGCCGTGGGCACGCCCCTTACCGGGCTGGTCAGCGCCGTGCTGGTGCAGGCCGGCGATCCGGTGCGGCAGGGGCAGCCCCTCTTCCGGCTTGATGACCGCGAGCTCAAGGCCAGGCTGGCCGTCAGCGAAGGGGAGGCCGGCCTGGCCCGGGCACGGCTCGCCCGGCTCAAGGCCGAGCCACGGCCCGAGGACCTCCCGGCCCTGGAGGCCCGGGTGCGGGAGCTGGCCGCGCTCCAGGAGGACGCCGAGCGCCAACTGGCCTTCCGCAACAAGGCCGGGGCCCAGCAGGCCTACTCCCTGGACGAGCTGGAGCGCTTCCGCGCCAGCGCCCGGACGGCCAAGGCCCGTTACGAGAGCGCCGTGGCAGACCTGGCCCGGCTCAAGGCCGGAGCCTGGACCCAGGATGTCGCTGTGGCCGAGCAGGAGCTGGCGGTGACCCTGGCCCGGGTGGAGGCCATCCGCACCGATCTTGAGCGCGCCACGGTAACCTCGCCCCTCGACGGCGAGGTCCTCCAGGTGAAGGTCCACCCTGGGGAGCTCGCCATCGCCGGGGCAGGCAGCGCTCCCCTCCTGCTGCTGGGCGCCACCGCCCCCCTGCACGTCCGGGTGGATGTGGACGAAAACGATGCCTGGCGTATCGAGCCGGGCGGGGCAGCCCAGGCGACCCTGCGCGGCAATCCCGCGGTCCGGGTCGATCTGAGCTTTGTCCGCTTCGAGCCCTATGTGGTGCCCAAGCGGTCGCTCACCGGCGACAGCGCCGAGCGGGTGGATACCCGGGTGCTCCAGGTGCTCTACGCCTTCCACCGGGAGGACCTGCCCATCCTGGTCGGCCAGCAGATGGAC is a window from the Thermodesulfobacteriota bacterium genome containing:
- a CDS encoding HlyD family efflux transporter periplasmic adaptor subunit yields the protein MIFRTYGLAVLAALGFLFALHMVALGNKPQPFAPPVVTPATPPYEHFVAGAGIVEASSENIAVGTPLTGLVSAVLVQAGDPVRQGQPLFRLDDRELKARLAVSEGEAGLARARLARLKAEPRPEDLPALEARVRELAALQEDAERQLAFRNKAGAQQAYSLDELERFRASARTAKARYESAVADLARLKAGAWTQDVAVAEQELAVTLARVEAIRTDLERATVTSPLDGEVLQVKVHPGELAIAGAGSAPLLLLGATAPLHVRVDVDENDAWRIEPGGAAQATLRGNPAVRVDLSFVRFEPYVVPKRSLTGDSAERVDTRVLQVLYAFHREDLPILVGQQMDVFIRANSGTARPAGTSPGT